A window of the Desulfobacula toluolica Tol2 genome harbors these coding sequences:
- a CDS encoding class I SAM-dependent methyltransferase, whose product MNSKISDTVWDILVCPYCGATLEKADQNIMCIHCHSDYKSTESGALDFRLQKKKEYPCKFTLGTPLLPEQGFKFNVLQKNNNPQVDFSDINVPFHLTKELISYFPRAKTDNSLMLDLGCGSTIHREVSEYAGFEYLGLDYESKECQLLGDAHSLPFKDDSFEFILSIAVLEHIRFPFVMMKEAYRVLKPNGIFIGTVAFLEPFHGDSFYHHTHLGTYNSLQAGGFKIEKLCPSAEWSVLTAQANTLFPKMPRFLTNSILMPVNIFHKIWWRIGSFFSKKALEETRIQNTTGAFTFIARKDAM is encoded by the coding sequence ATGAACAGTAAAATTTCAGATACTGTATGGGATATTTTGGTATGTCCATATTGTGGAGCAACGCTTGAGAAGGCAGATCAAAATATAATGTGCATTCATTGTCACTCTGATTATAAATCAACTGAATCTGGAGCCTTGGATTTTCGACTTCAAAAAAAAAAAGAGTATCCCTGTAAATTTACCTTGGGGACACCGTTGCTTCCAGAGCAAGGATTTAAATTCAATGTATTGCAAAAAAATAACAACCCACAAGTAGATTTTTCCGATATTAACGTTCCATTTCATCTGACAAAAGAATTGATAAGTTATTTTCCCAGGGCAAAAACAGATAACAGTTTAATGTTGGATCTTGGTTGCGGCAGTACCATTCATCGGGAAGTCAGCGAATATGCAGGGTTTGAGTATCTCGGCCTGGATTATGAATCTAAAGAATGTCAACTGCTTGGCGATGCCCATTCTCTGCCTTTTAAAGATGATAGCTTTGAATTTATTTTATCTATTGCGGTTCTTGAGCATATAAGATTCCCTTTTGTCATGATGAAGGAGGCCTATAGAGTTTTAAAACCAAATGGGATATTTATTGGAACGGTTGCATTTCTTGAGCCCTTCCATGGGGATAGTTTTTATCATCACACCCATTTGGGAACATACAATTCTCTTCAAGCCGGTGGCTTTAAGATTGAAAAGCTTTGTCCCAGTGCTGAATGGTCGGTACTTACAGCACAAGCAAACACGTTGTTTCCTAAAATGCCTCGTTTTCTAACAAATTCTATTTTAATGCCCGTTAATATTTTTCATAAGATCTGGTGGCGTATTGGTAGCTTTTTTTCAAAAAAAGCCTTGGAAGAGACGAGAATACAAAATACTACAG